The following are encoded together in the Daucus carota subsp. sativus chromosome 5, DH1 v3.0, whole genome shotgun sequence genome:
- the LOC108223226 gene encoding temperature-induced lipocalin-1, with product MANKEMEVVKGLDLERYMGRWYEIASFPSFFQPRTGENTRANYTLNGDGTVHVLNETWSSGKRDFIEGTAYKTDPSSDEAKLKVKFYVPPFLPIIPVVGDYWVLYIDEDYHHVLVGVPNRKSLWILCRDTHIDEEVYNRLVQRAEAEGYDVSKLHKTPQADPPPASEEKPTDTGVWWIKSLFGK from the exons ATGGCAAACAAAGAAATGGAAGTGGTAAAAGGGCTAGACTTGGAGAGGTACATGGGGAGGTGGTATGAAATAGCTTCCTTTCCTTCGTTTTTCCAGCCAAGGACTGGAGAGAACACCAGAGCTAACTACACTCTGAATGGAGATGGAACTGTCCATGTTCTGAATGAGACCTGGAGCTCTGGAAAGAGGGATTTCATCGAAGGGACGGCTTATAAAACCGACCCTTCGAGTGATGAGGCCAAGCTCAAAGTCAAGTTCTATGTGCCTCCTTTCCTTCCTATCATTCCTGTTGTGGGAGATTACTGGGTTTTGTATATTGATGAGGATTATCACCATGTTCTTGTTGGGGTGCCTAACAGGAAGTCTCTTTGG ATACTATGCAGAGATACTCATATCGacgaagaagtctacaaccgtCTGGTGCAGAGGGCGGAAGCTGAAGGCTATGATGTGAGCAAGCTTCACAAGACACCACAGGCTGATCCTCCTCCGGCGAGTGAAGAAAAGCCGACTGACACAGGCGTTTGGTGGATCAAATCCCTTTTTGGTAAGTAG
- the LOC108223953 gene encoding calmodulin-binding protein 60 F isoform X2: MESSRNNRKVEKRAFDDGGEDQDDGLHQSKRPKLPGLASVIVESLKVDSLQRLCSSLEPLFRRIVSEEIERALTKLGHANAIESNSSLPPSIKGPEGKNYQLHCRTRMPPHLFTGGKVEGEQGAAIHIVLLDVSTGRVVQTGPESAAKLNVVVLEGDFNEEADELWTEEHFESHEVKEREGKRPLLTGELQVTLKEGVGTLGELTFTDNSSWIRSRKFRLGVKVAPGNWDGIRIREAKTEAFAVKDHRGELYKKHYPPALHDEVWRLDRIAKDGALHKKLMKSEIITVEDFLRILVRDPQRLRNILGSGMSNRMWDNTVEHAKTCVLGGKLYIYYADGVHSAGVVFNHIYELRGLITDGQFLPLESLNHNQKMLVDALVKGAYENWNQVVEYDGKVLNDLSMSKKGTQALIAPAADQNLITNHYYPPTESRQQYLPSEPIPQEQNKMNNQIIHQLIEFPFTRSGTVEGISMSSQQAHLSGNIDYGSAGISGVGGSFISGDWSAAREGQGFGDFFSEDIRLRSSEMLESDDMQKLLKNFGMGSTFGHADDTSYCYNIPYEQHQVNNTCEQERGRSSGKAVVGWLKLKAALRWGIFVRRKAAERRAHLIELD, encoded by the exons ATGGAAAGTTCAAGAAATAATAGGAAAGTGGAGAAGAGGGCTTTTGATGATGGTGGGGAGGATCAAGATGATGGTTTGCATCAGTCAAAAAGGCCCAAGTTACCTGGTTTGGCAAG CGTGATTGTGGAGTCTCTGAAGGTTGATAGCTTGCAAAGACTTTGCTCATCCCTGGAGCCTCTCTTCCGCAGAATT GTAAGTGAAGAGATTGAGCGAGCTTTGACAAAATTGGGCCACGCCAATGCGATTGAAAG CAACAGCTCTTTGCCGCCAAGTATTAAAGGTCCAGAAGGAAAGAATTATCAACTCCACTGCAGGACCAGGATGCCACCTCATCTATTCACAGGTGGGAAAGTAGAGGGAGAGCAAGGAGCAGCTATTCATATTGTCTTGCTTGATGTTAGCACAGGTAGAGTTGTGCAAACTGGACCAGAATCAGCAGCCAAACTGAATGTTGTGGTTCTTGAAGGAGACTTTAATGAGGAAGCTGATGAATTGTGGACAGAAGAACATTTTGAAAGCCATGAGGTCAAAGAGCGTGAAGGGAAAAGGCCACTTTTAACTGGAGAACTACAAGTAACTTTAAAGGAAGGGGTTGGAACTCTTGGAGAGCTTACTTTCACTGACAATTCGAGTTGGATAAGGAGCAGAAAGTTCAGGCTTGGCGTCAAAGTAGCTCCTGGAAACTGGGATGGGATCAGGATTCGCGAAGCTAAAACAGAGGCCTTTGCTGTTAAAGATCATAGGGGAGAAT TATACAAGAAGCACTACCCACCTGCTTTGCATGATGAAGTTTGGAGATTGGATAGAATAGCGAAGGATGGGGCACTGCATAAGAAGTTGATGAAGTCCGAAATTATAACGGTGGAAGATTTCCTTCGTATTCTTGTTAGAGATCCACAGAGACTAAGAAAT ATTCTCGGGAGTGGTATGTCAAATAGAATGTGGGATAACACAGTGGAACATGCCAAGACATGCGTTCTAGGAGGGAAACTTTACATCTATTATGCAGATGGAGTTCATAGCGCTGGTGTTGTCTTTAACCACATCTATGAGCTTAGAGGTCTAATTACAGATGGGCAGTTCCTCCCTCTAGAATCACTCAATCACAATCAAAAG ATGTTAGTGGATGCTCTGGTGAAAGGAGCATATGAGAATTGGAATCAAGTCGTAGAATACGATGGCAAAGTCCTCAATGATTTGTCTATGAGTAAGAAAGGAACACAAGCTCTGATTGCACCTGCTGCTGACCAGAACCTTATCACCAATCACTATTACCCACCTACAGAGAGCAGGCAGCAATATCTTCCTTCTGAACCAATCCCgcaagaacaaaataaaatgaacAATCAAATAATCCATCAGTTGATTGAATTTCCATTCACAAGGTCTGGGACAGTGGAAGGGATAAGTATGAGTTCTCAACAAGCTCATTTATCAGGTAACATAGACTATGGATCAGCTGGAATTTCCGGAGTAGGTGGATCTTTCATCTCAGGAGATTGGTCAGCTGCACGTGAAGGACAGGGTTTTGGAGACTTTTTCTCTGAAGATATTCGCTTGAGGAGTTCTGAAATGTTGGAGAGTGATGACATGCAGAAACTACTAAAGAACTTTGGTATGGGTTCTACTTTTGGCCATGCTGATGACACATCGTACTGTTACAACATTCCTTATGAACAGCATCAAGTGAATAACACGTGTGAGCAAGAACGTGGTCGGAGTTCAGGGAAGGCTGTTGTGGGATGGCTCAAGTTAAAAGCTGCTCTGAGGTGGGGAATCTTTGTGAGGAGGAAAGCTGCTGAAAGAAGAGCACATCTCATCGAACTTGACTAA
- the LOC108220326 gene encoding uncharacterized protein LOC108220326 isoform X1 → MAASSFLLMFLVSLILIAATVESRQATAYFPGSVAHSSQEEAAKTLKHDETPYKTQYFPQILDHFNFQPESSKVFYQKYLINSKFWHKGAPIFVYTGNEGNIEWFANNTGFMLDIAPQFHALLVFIEHRYYGESKPFGNDSYKSAKTLGYLTSQQALADFAGLIRSLKQNLSSEASPVVVFGGSYGGMLAAWFRLKYPHIAIGALASSAPILQFDVITPWSSFYDAVSQDYKDVSSSCYDVIKGSWDELFAMSTTANSLPQLSKTFKTCKNLESVYTARNWLMSAFIYTAMVNYPMEANFMKPLPAYPVQKMCRIIDDLPAGTSKLIKTFAAASLYYNYSSTEKCFNIGKGSTDTHGLHGWDWQACTEMVMPMTCSNESMFPPFSFDYKRFEEDCLSTFGVKPRPHWITTEFGGSRIEQVLKRFGSNIIFSNGMQDPWSRGRSSSS, encoded by the exons ATGGCTGCATCTTCATTCTTGCTCATGTTTCTTGTCTCTCTTATCTTAATTGCAGCAACAGTAGAATCAAGACAAGCAACTGCTTATTTCCCAGGATCAGTAGCACATTCATCACAAGAAGAAGCTGCCAAGACTCTGAAACATGATGAAACACCATACAAAACTCAGTACTTTCCTCAGATTCTTGACCACTTCAATTTCCAGCCTGAGAGCTCCAAGGTTTTCTACCAGAAGTACCTCATAAACAGCAAGTTCTGGCACAAGGGAGCTCCTATATTTGTTTACACTGGCAATGAAGGGAATATTGAATGGTTTGCTAACAACACTGGCTTCATGCTTGACATTGCTCCACAGTTTCATGCCCTTCTGGTCTTCATTGAA CATAGATATTATGGGGAATCGAAGCCATTTGGTAATGACTCTTACAAATCTGCTAAGACATTAGGCTACCTGACATCGCAACAAGCATTAGCTGATTTTGCTGGCCTGATCAGGAGCTTGAAACAGAATCTTTCGTCTGAGGCCTCCCCAGTTGTGGTCTTTGGTGGTTCGTATGGAGGCA TGCTAGCAGCCTGGTTTAGACTGAAATATCCACATATAGCCATCGGAGCTCTGGCTTCATCAGCCCCGATTTTGCAGTTTGATGTCATAACTCCGTGGTCTAGCTTCTACGATGCTGTCTCTCAGGATTACAAG gACGTAAGCTCGAGTTGTTATGATGTGATAAAAGGCAGCTGGGACGAACTGTTTGCTATGTCAACTACTGCAAATAGTCTTCCTCAACTCAGCAAAACTTTCAAAACTTGCAA GAATCTTGAATCAGTATATACTGCAAGAAATTGGTTAATGTCGGCTTTTATTTACACAGCCATGGTGAATTACCCGATGGAAGCCAATTTCATGAAGCCGCTTCCTGCTTACCCTGTACAAAAG ATGTGCAGAATTATTGATGATTTGCCTGCTGGAACTTCCAAGCTCATTAAAACTTTCGCTGCTGCAAGCTTGTATTACAATTATTCAAGCACAGAAAAGTGTTTCAACATAGGAAAAGGCAGTACTGATACTCATGGTCTCCATGGTTGGGACTGGCAG GCCTGCACAGAGATGGTCATGCCCATGACTTGCTCGAATGAGAGTATGTTTCCTCCATTTTCCTTTGATTACAAGCGGTTTGAAGAGGATTGCTTAAGTACTTTTGGAGTTAAGCCCCGGCCACACTGGATCACTACTGAATTTGGTGGAAGT AGGATTGAACAAGTGCTCAAGAGATTTGGTAGTAATATCATCTTTTCCAATGGAATGCAAGACCCGTGGAGTAGAGGCAG GAGCTCATCATCTTGA
- the LOC108223789 gene encoding two-component response regulator ARR12: protein MTVEETRASSGNDFDDFPKGMRVLAVDDDPTCLKLLEGLLRKCQYHVTLANQARIALNMLRENRNRFDLIISDVHMPDMDGFKLLELVGLEMDLPVIMLSANSDPKLVMKGITHGACDYLVKPVRVEELRNIWQHVVRKKVDPKSRDKSNSSYDRDQQGSEGGQGPAVTGNVDQDGKSSRKRKDDEEEDEENDQDDVDPSAQKKPRVVWSIELHRKFVAAVNQLGLEKAVPKRILDLMNVDGLTRENVASHLQKYRLYLKRISTAASQQANMVAALGGKDASYLRMGSLDGYGDYRTLTGSGRLPGTGLSSYAPSGMLGRLNSPAGVSLRGLASPTIIQPNLAQSLSNPAFGKFQTIGSQAHQNPNFFQGIPSSLELDQFQQTKSTTQVGDFSAIDSHRSFSAATNSFADTRAAVNSSNLLGTGPSNPLLLQGNTQQIQNGLGFVNQSSVNVPSLTSDSFNVGTSGSSNIMDDGRGQEWPFQVSKFSSNPLPLNEPFNTAQMPPNSMIYNSSSSSIHIQNSPMQFPSNSTISAPIEDSRGEHQGGLVGNFVQNVNQLPNQRFRQHKQDYTNNSNNAFSALSTLSNSNGGTTPFSQTVDQDNGGYNRRVNGSVSSIMQHGETEKSPMNMKMRSTDGYILDQTKSHGGLVPNNYDSLDDIMNAVMKREQDGAMLMEGEFGLDAYTFGSCI, encoded by the exons ATGACTGTTGAGGAAACAAGAGCAAGTTCTGGGAATGATTTTGATGATTTTCCAAAGGGTATGCGTGTTCTTGCTGTTGATGATGACCCtacttgtttgaagttgttaGAAGGTCTCCTCAGGAAATGCCAGTATCATG TTACACTTGCAAATCAGGCAAGAATAGCATTGAATATGCTTCGAGAAAACAGAAACAGATTTGACCTGATTATTAGTGATGTGCACATGCCGGACATGGATGGTTTTAAGCTACTGGAGCTTGTTGGACTTGAAATGGACCTTCCTGTTATTA TGTTGTCGGCAAACAGTGATCCTAAACTAGTAATGAAGGGGATTACTCATGGTGCTTGTGACTATCTTGTAAAACCTGTTCGAGTTGAGGAACTCAGAAACATATGGCAACATGTGGTCCGAAAGAAGGTTGACCCTAAGTCACGGGACAAGTCCAACTCTTCTTATGATAGAGATCAGCAGGGAAGTGAAGGTGGACAAGGACCTGCTGTAACTGGTAATGTAGACCAGGATGGAAAATCAAGTAGGAAACGTaaggatgatgaagaagaagatgaagagaatGACCAGGATGATGTCGACCCATCAGCACAGAAGAAACCTCGGGTAGTATGGTCTATAGAGCTTCATCGGAAATTTGTAGCAGCTGTTAATCAGCTAGGCCTTGAAA AAGCTGTTCCAAAAAGAATTCTTGATCTTATGAACGTTGATGGGCTCACAAGGGAAAACGTAGCTAGCCATCTTCAG AAATACCGACTGTACCTGAAAAGGATAAGTACAGCCGCATCTCAGCAAGCTAATATGGTTGCTGCACTAGGTGGTAAGGATGCCTCCTATTTGCGCATGGGATCTCTTGATGGATATGGAGATTATCGAACTTTAACTGGATCAGGAAGGCTTCCGGGCACCGGGTTGTCCTCTTATGCACCCTCTGGAATGCTCGGAAGATTGAATAGTCCTGCTGGAGTGAGCCTCCGTGGCCTTGCTTCCCCTACTATTATCCAGCCAAATCTTGCACAAAGCCTAAGCAACCCTGCTTTTGGGAAGTTTCAGACAATTGGTTCGCAAGCCCACCAAAACCCAAACTTCTTTCAAGGAATTCCATCGTCCTTGGAGCTTGATCAGTTCCAGCAGACTAAGTCTACTACTCAGGTTGGAGACTTTAGTGCCATAGACAGCCACAGAAGTTTTTCTGCTGCTACTAATAGCTTTGCGGACACGCGAGCTGCAGTGAATTCAAGCAATTTACTAGGTACGGGTCCAAGCAACCCTTTACTTTTACAGGGCAACACACAGCAGATACAGAATGGTCTCGGATTTGTTAATCAGTCCTCTGTCAACGTTCCTTCTTTGACCTCGGATTCTTTTAATGTCGGTACCAGTGGTTCATCTAATATCATGGATGATGGCAGAGGTCAAGAGTGGCCCTTTCAAGTATCAAAGTTTTCATCAAACCCTTTACCGTTAAATGAACCTTTCAATACTGCTCAGATGCCTCCTAACAGCATGATATACAATAGTTCTTCTTCAAGCATACATATTCAGAACTCCCCAATGCAATTTCCCTCTAATTCTACAATATCTGCACCTATTGAAGATTCAAGAGGAGAACACCAAGGCGGGTTGGTTGGTAATTTTGTTCAGAATGTAAACCAATTACCCAATCAAAGATTTAGGCAACATAAACAAGATtacacaaacaactcaaataATGCTTTTAGCGCTCTGAGCACACTTTCTAATTCTAATGGTGGCACGACTCCCTTTAGCCAGACTGTGGACCAAGATAATGGGGGCTACAATCGAAGGGTGAACGGAAGTGTTTCTAGTATCATGCAACATGGTGAAACTGAAAAATCACCTATGAACATGAAAATGAGGTCCACTGATGGCTACATTTTGGATCAAACAAAGTCGCATGGTGGTTTGGTTCCTAATAATTATGATTCGTTGGATGATATAATGAATGCTGTAATGAAACGG GAGCAAGACGGGGCAATGTTAATGGAGGGAGAATTCGGACTTGATGCTTACACTTTCGGatcatgtatataa
- the LOC108220326 gene encoding uncharacterized protein LOC108220326 isoform X2, producing the protein MAASSFLLMFLVSLILIAATVESRQATAYFPGSVAHSSQEEAAKTLKHDETPYKTQYFPQILDHFNFQPESSKVFYQKYLINSKFWHKGAPIFVYTGNEGNIEWFANNTGFMLDIAPQFHALLVFIEHRYYGESKPFGNDSYKSAKTLGYLTSQQALADFAGLIRSLKQNLSSEASPVVVFGGSYGGMLAAWFRLKYPHIAIGALASSAPILQFDVITPWSSFYDAVSQDYKDVSSSCYDVIKGSWDELFAMSTTANSLPQLSKTFKTCKNLESVYTARNWLMSAFIYTAMVNYPMEANFMKPLPAYPVQKMCRIIDDLPAGTSKLIKTFAAASLYYNYSSTEKCFNIGKGSTDTHGLHGWDWQACTEMVMPMTCSNESMFPPFSFDYKRFEEDCLSTFGVKPRPHWITTEFGGSRIEQVLKRFGSNIIFSNGMQDPWSRGSVLKNISESIVALVTRAAHGLGAHHLDLRSAIKEDPEWLTMQRRQEVEIIRKWIDQYHSDISSNANSEI; encoded by the exons ATGGCTGCATCTTCATTCTTGCTCATGTTTCTTGTCTCTCTTATCTTAATTGCAGCAACAGTAGAATCAAGACAAGCAACTGCTTATTTCCCAGGATCAGTAGCACATTCATCACAAGAAGAAGCTGCCAAGACTCTGAAACATGATGAAACACCATACAAAACTCAGTACTTTCCTCAGATTCTTGACCACTTCAATTTCCAGCCTGAGAGCTCCAAGGTTTTCTACCAGAAGTACCTCATAAACAGCAAGTTCTGGCACAAGGGAGCTCCTATATTTGTTTACACTGGCAATGAAGGGAATATTGAATGGTTTGCTAACAACACTGGCTTCATGCTTGACATTGCTCCACAGTTTCATGCCCTTCTGGTCTTCATTGAA CATAGATATTATGGGGAATCGAAGCCATTTGGTAATGACTCTTACAAATCTGCTAAGACATTAGGCTACCTGACATCGCAACAAGCATTAGCTGATTTTGCTGGCCTGATCAGGAGCTTGAAACAGAATCTTTCGTCTGAGGCCTCCCCAGTTGTGGTCTTTGGTGGTTCGTATGGAGGCA TGCTAGCAGCCTGGTTTAGACTGAAATATCCACATATAGCCATCGGAGCTCTGGCTTCATCAGCCCCGATTTTGCAGTTTGATGTCATAACTCCGTGGTCTAGCTTCTACGATGCTGTCTCTCAGGATTACAAG gACGTAAGCTCGAGTTGTTATGATGTGATAAAAGGCAGCTGGGACGAACTGTTTGCTATGTCAACTACTGCAAATAGTCTTCCTCAACTCAGCAAAACTTTCAAAACTTGCAA GAATCTTGAATCAGTATATACTGCAAGAAATTGGTTAATGTCGGCTTTTATTTACACAGCCATGGTGAATTACCCGATGGAAGCCAATTTCATGAAGCCGCTTCCTGCTTACCCTGTACAAAAG ATGTGCAGAATTATTGATGATTTGCCTGCTGGAACTTCCAAGCTCATTAAAACTTTCGCTGCTGCAAGCTTGTATTACAATTATTCAAGCACAGAAAAGTGTTTCAACATAGGAAAAGGCAGTACTGATACTCATGGTCTCCATGGTTGGGACTGGCAG GCCTGCACAGAGATGGTCATGCCCATGACTTGCTCGAATGAGAGTATGTTTCCTCCATTTTCCTTTGATTACAAGCGGTTTGAAGAGGATTGCTTAAGTACTTTTGGAGTTAAGCCCCGGCCACACTGGATCACTACTGAATTTGGTGGAAGT AGGATTGAACAAGTGCTCAAGAGATTTGGTAGTAATATCATCTTTTCCAATGGAATGCAAGACCCGTGGAGTAGAGGCAG tgttcttaaaaatatatcagaaaGCATTGTAGCACTGGTAACTAGGGCTGCACATGGgctgg GAGCTCATCATCTTGACCTCCGCTCTGCAATAAAAGAAGATCCAGAATGGCTTACAATGCAGAGAAGGCAAGAAGTAGAGATTATCCGAAAGTGGATTGATCAGTATCACAGTGACATCTCCAGTAATGCAAATTCGGAGATCTGA
- the LOC108223953 gene encoding calmodulin-binding protein 60 F isoform X1, with translation MESSRNNRKVEKRAFDDGGEDQDDGLHQSKRPKLPGLASVIVESLKVDSLQRLCSSLEPLFRRIVSEEIERALTKLGHANAIESSNSSLPPSIKGPEGKNYQLHCRTRMPPHLFTGGKVEGEQGAAIHIVLLDVSTGRVVQTGPESAAKLNVVVLEGDFNEEADELWTEEHFESHEVKEREGKRPLLTGELQVTLKEGVGTLGELTFTDNSSWIRSRKFRLGVKVAPGNWDGIRIREAKTEAFAVKDHRGELYKKHYPPALHDEVWRLDRIAKDGALHKKLMKSEIITVEDFLRILVRDPQRLRNILGSGMSNRMWDNTVEHAKTCVLGGKLYIYYADGVHSAGVVFNHIYELRGLITDGQFLPLESLNHNQKMLVDALVKGAYENWNQVVEYDGKVLNDLSMSKKGTQALIAPAADQNLITNHYYPPTESRQQYLPSEPIPQEQNKMNNQIIHQLIEFPFTRSGTVEGISMSSQQAHLSGNIDYGSAGISGVGGSFISGDWSAAREGQGFGDFFSEDIRLRSSEMLESDDMQKLLKNFGMGSTFGHADDTSYCYNIPYEQHQVNNTCEQERGRSSGKAVVGWLKLKAALRWGIFVRRKAAERRAHLIELD, from the exons ATGGAAAGTTCAAGAAATAATAGGAAAGTGGAGAAGAGGGCTTTTGATGATGGTGGGGAGGATCAAGATGATGGTTTGCATCAGTCAAAAAGGCCCAAGTTACCTGGTTTGGCAAG CGTGATTGTGGAGTCTCTGAAGGTTGATAGCTTGCAAAGACTTTGCTCATCCCTGGAGCCTCTCTTCCGCAGAATT GTAAGTGAAGAGATTGAGCGAGCTTTGACAAAATTGGGCCACGCCAATGCGATTGAAAG CAGCAACAGCTCTTTGCCGCCAAGTATTAAAGGTCCAGAAGGAAAGAATTATCAACTCCACTGCAGGACCAGGATGCCACCTCATCTATTCACAGGTGGGAAAGTAGAGGGAGAGCAAGGAGCAGCTATTCATATTGTCTTGCTTGATGTTAGCACAGGTAGAGTTGTGCAAACTGGACCAGAATCAGCAGCCAAACTGAATGTTGTGGTTCTTGAAGGAGACTTTAATGAGGAAGCTGATGAATTGTGGACAGAAGAACATTTTGAAAGCCATGAGGTCAAAGAGCGTGAAGGGAAAAGGCCACTTTTAACTGGAGAACTACAAGTAACTTTAAAGGAAGGGGTTGGAACTCTTGGAGAGCTTACTTTCACTGACAATTCGAGTTGGATAAGGAGCAGAAAGTTCAGGCTTGGCGTCAAAGTAGCTCCTGGAAACTGGGATGGGATCAGGATTCGCGAAGCTAAAACAGAGGCCTTTGCTGTTAAAGATCATAGGGGAGAAT TATACAAGAAGCACTACCCACCTGCTTTGCATGATGAAGTTTGGAGATTGGATAGAATAGCGAAGGATGGGGCACTGCATAAGAAGTTGATGAAGTCCGAAATTATAACGGTGGAAGATTTCCTTCGTATTCTTGTTAGAGATCCACAGAGACTAAGAAAT ATTCTCGGGAGTGGTATGTCAAATAGAATGTGGGATAACACAGTGGAACATGCCAAGACATGCGTTCTAGGAGGGAAACTTTACATCTATTATGCAGATGGAGTTCATAGCGCTGGTGTTGTCTTTAACCACATCTATGAGCTTAGAGGTCTAATTACAGATGGGCAGTTCCTCCCTCTAGAATCACTCAATCACAATCAAAAG ATGTTAGTGGATGCTCTGGTGAAAGGAGCATATGAGAATTGGAATCAAGTCGTAGAATACGATGGCAAAGTCCTCAATGATTTGTCTATGAGTAAGAAAGGAACACAAGCTCTGATTGCACCTGCTGCTGACCAGAACCTTATCACCAATCACTATTACCCACCTACAGAGAGCAGGCAGCAATATCTTCCTTCTGAACCAATCCCgcaagaacaaaataaaatgaacAATCAAATAATCCATCAGTTGATTGAATTTCCATTCACAAGGTCTGGGACAGTGGAAGGGATAAGTATGAGTTCTCAACAAGCTCATTTATCAGGTAACATAGACTATGGATCAGCTGGAATTTCCGGAGTAGGTGGATCTTTCATCTCAGGAGATTGGTCAGCTGCACGTGAAGGACAGGGTTTTGGAGACTTTTTCTCTGAAGATATTCGCTTGAGGAGTTCTGAAATGTTGGAGAGTGATGACATGCAGAAACTACTAAAGAACTTTGGTATGGGTTCTACTTTTGGCCATGCTGATGACACATCGTACTGTTACAACATTCCTTATGAACAGCATCAAGTGAATAACACGTGTGAGCAAGAACGTGGTCGGAGTTCAGGGAAGGCTGTTGTGGGATGGCTCAAGTTAAAAGCTGCTCTGAGGTGGGGAATCTTTGTGAGGAGGAAAGCTGCTGAAAGAAGAGCACATCTCATCGAACTTGACTAA
- the LOC108223225 gene encoding VAMP-like protein YKT61, whose translation MKITALLVVKCHPAGADPVILANATDVSHFGYFQRPSVREFIVFVGRTVASRTPPSQRQSVQHEEYKVHSYNRNGLCVLGFMDDHYPVRSAFSLLNQLIDEYQKNFGESWRTVQADNAQPWPYLNEALTKFQDPAEADKLLKIQRELDETKIILHKTIDSVLARGEKLDSLVEKSSDLSAASQMFYKQAKKTNQCCTIL comes from the exons ATGAAGATCACTGCATTACTGGTGGTAAAATGCCATCCGGCCGGTGCGGATCCGGTGATTCTAGCGAATGCGACGGATGTCAGCCATTTCGGTTACTTTCAACGCCCCAGCGTTAGGGAATTCATCGTCTTCGTCGGCCGTACCGTCGCTAGTCGCACTCCTCCTTCTCAACGCCAGTCTGTTCAACACGAag AGTACAAGGTGCATTCATATAATAGGAATGGTCTTTGTGTCTTGGGATTTATGGATGATCATTACCCTGTTCGAAGCGCGTTCTCTTTGTTAAACCAG TTAATAGATGAGTACCAAAAGAATTTTGGGGAGTCATGGAGGACTGTTCAGGCGGATAACGCTCAACCATGGCCGTATCTAAATGAAGCTTTGACCAAGTTTCAG GACCCTGCTGAGGCTGACAAACTGTTGAAGATCCAGAGAGAACTGgatgaaacaaaaattattttg CACAAGACGATCGATAGTGTTCTTGCTCGAGGGGAGAAGCTGGACAGTTTGGTTGAGAAGAGTTCAGATCTCAGTGCAGCTTCACAG ATGTTCTACAAACAGGCGAAGAAAACCAATCAGTGCTGTACAATATTATAG